One genomic window of Denticeps clupeoides chromosome 14, fDenClu1.1, whole genome shotgun sequence includes the following:
- the gnpat2 gene encoding dihydroxyacetone phosphate acyltransferase, which produces MEELYSRRYISYPDGFWDILEERRRTSDLSHALRTFNPQPYKGAPPCSSSELNRAVLESQFLRHVVKEVSAESGEPVEVVRDEASGLLEEMSQNLQLTFIRLLGFSLSKVFKRLFQKILINEEGLNRLQQAIPEHPVILMPNHRSYIDFLVLSYIMFTYDLPIPVIAAGIPLMSMKLIGEIFRRSGAFFIRRAIGDDKLYWALLSEYVRTIVRIGFAPVEFFVEGLRSRTLKSLPPKLGMMHMVLEPFLKGEVYDISLVPISISYDRVLEESLLAHELLGVPKPKETTRGLLKARKILEDDYGSMHVCFGEPLSVRGLAKGTVNRWQYNLVPRDLPAKPSEETLGFVSGVAHLVVRLQEKGMVLSPWSLIATVLLQNPLGMDLDALIQRTCWLRELVEGFGAVLHWTGQVPACEVVLSSLSRHHSVVRCEKGRVTLVEEAGASPATPEEGVFRRAAAVLMCASYRNQALHVFVRPALVATAITSPTVTDEDIFAHFQFLQDVFSNEFIFIPGTSHQDFEEGCSSLRKCGAVQVCDQQIRVTEEGKDTIFFLTAVLEPFIQTYQMVFRHLTNEPDQPFTERQYITGVRSSTLKRILSGDVQSFEALSSDVQKNVLSGLVRMGGVTKLKKGVRSEFRVDKTTIGRIADKLAGKMPPHLTIQSRL; this is translated from the exons ATGGAGGAGCTG TACTCCCGACGGTACATCTCATACCCAGATGGATTCTGGGATAttctggaggagaggaggaggaccagTGACCTGAGTCACGCCCTGAGAACGTTTAACCCCCAGCCTTACAAGGGGGCTCCGCCCTGCTCGTCTAGTGAACTCAACAGGGCCGTGCTGGAGTCCCAGTTCCTGCGACATGTCGTTAAGGAG GTTTCAGCAGAGAGTGGTGAACCGGTGGAGGTGGTCCGAGACGAGGCTTCTGGGTTGCTGGAGGAGATGTCCCAGAACCTGCAACTGACCTTCATCCGCCTGTTGGGCTTCTCCCTCAGCAAGGTTTTCAAGAGGCTCTTCCAGAAGATCCTGATCAACGAGGAGGGACTCAACAGG CTGCAGCAGGCCATTCCGGAGCACCCAGTCATCCTGATGCCCAATCACAGGAGCTACATCGACTTCCTGGTTCTCTCCTACATCATGTTCACATACGATCTGCCCATCCCGGTCATTGCAGCCGGAATTC CTCTGATGAGCATGAAACTGATTGGCGAGATCTTCCGCCGTTCGGGGGCGTTCTTCATACGACGTGCCATTGGGGACGATAAGCTGTACTGGGCGTTGCTTTCTGAGTACGTCAGGACGATCGTGCGG ATTGGGTTTGCTCCTGTTGAGTTCTTTGTGGAGGGACTGCGAAGCCGGACCCTCAAGTCACTTCCACCAAAGCTAG GTATGATGCATATGGTTCTGGAGCCATTCCTTAAAGGAGAAGTCTATGACATCAGCCTGGTACCCATCAGTATCAGCTATGACCGGGTTCTGGAAGAGTCTCTGCTGGCCCATGAGCTCTTGGGCGTTCCCAAACCCAAGGAAACCACAAGG GGGCTTTTGAAAGCCAGGAAGATTCTAGAGGACGATTATGGTTCCATGCATGTGTGCTTTGGCGAGCCGCTGTCTGTACGAGGCCTAGCCAAGGGGACGGTCAACCGCTGGCAGTATAATCTAGTTCCCAG GGACCTTCCTGCGAAACCTAGTGAAGAGACCCTGGGCTTTGTGAGCGGCGTGGCCCACCTGGTGGTGCGTCTGCAGGAGAAGGGCATGGTGCTGAGTCCTTGGAGCCTGATTGCCACAGTGCTGCTCCAGAATCCACTTGGCATGGACCTAGATGCCCTCATACAGAGAACCTGCTGGCTACGGGAACTAGTTGAGGGGTTTGGGGCTGTGCTCCACTGGACTG GGCAGGTCCCAGCCTGTGAGGTGGTGTTGTCCAGCTTGTCTCGCCACCACTCTGTGGTGCGCTGTGAGAAGGGGCGTGTCACATtggtggaggaggcgggggCGTCGCCTGCCACTCCCGAGGAGGGTGTGTTCAGAAGGGCTGCTGCTGTTCTCATGTGTGCTTCGTACAGGAACCAGGCCCTGCATGTGTTTGTTCGACCTGCCCTGGTGGCCACTGCCATAACGTCACCAACAGTTACAGACGAG GACATTTTCGCCCACTTCCAGTTCCTTCAAGAtgtattttcaaatgaattcaTCTTCATCCCTGGCACGTCCCATCAG GACTTTGAAGAGGGCTGCTCATCGCTGAGGAAGTGCGGCGCTGTGCAGGTCTGTGACCAGCAGATCCGAGTGACAGAGGAGGGAAAAGACACAATCTTTTTCCTCACTGCGGTTTTGGAGCCGTTCATACAGACGTATCAG ATGGTTTTCAGGCACCTTACCAATGAGCCTGACCAGCCGTTCACGGAGCGTCAGTACATTACAGGCGTGCGCAGTTCGACCTTGAAGCGCATCCTATCCG